From Pedosphaera parvula Ellin514:
TCCGTAACATGACCCGACCTCATCCCAATAAACACTTGATTTGGCCTGCCGATCACAACATCGTCCTGGGCGAAGTCATCACAAACCACGCTATTGGTTATGCTAAATAGAATTTTTGGATCTCCAAAACCTCCGGCATCGAACACGATCGCCAACTTAAAAACGATGGCTTTCCAGTCACCCAATGGCCCAGTCACAGCTATTGTTATGGGCTTGAACATTCCCGACCCACAAAATGCCGATTCATTTGTTAAGCAGGTTGTCGAGAAGTTCAAAGTTCAGCGGATGTGCAGTTCGCCGGATACCAGCGTGTTGCTCATCACAATCGTCAGCGAAATGCCCGCGGCACTTTTTGTAGACCATTGGCGTAAACTGGCGGCCGACGACAAGATTCTGAATTTCTTTACGTCACAGATGCAGAAAGCAGACGTGGTGCGAGGCACGGCCGCAGGGCAGACTTTGGAGACAGTTTCGCTTCTCTCTGAACCGTCCTCCTGACCAGGCGCGCCGTTCCCAACCACACGGTGACTTTGAACATCACCATCCATTCTTGGAAATTTGTGTTCATTCGTGGTTAACCATTGCTTTTCTTTCTGCTTCATCCAACCAATCTCCGACCCGCTAATCAGCGCACGCGACTCACAATCTCCTTTGCGCAGCAAATGATTGCCACCCGCGTTTGAATAATCTACCTTCGTCGGCACTTGGACCTGACAATTTTCATGGGAGGGTGTGGCGATTACAGTTGGTAAAACCCCAGGGAAAACTGATCGGACGAGCTTTGAATATCATGAAACTATATCGGTTCTTCTGTGTTTTGTTCCTTGCCGCATGGGCATTGCCCTTCGTCGCGCAACCCGCCTCCGTCATAAGCTGGGGGACACTCTCTGCTACAAACGCCATCACGAACGCTGTCGCTGTTTTTACGCATGGCGCAGGAGGATCAGGAACAGCCCATGGTCTTGCCCTTCTGAACAATGGGACCGTTGCGGGGTGGGGTGCTAATCAATACGGACAGGCTACTCCCCCCGCCAATCTGACCAACGCTGTCGGAATTGCTGCTGGGCCATATTTCAGCCTTGCGGTTCGCGCGGACGGCACAGCAGTTTCCTGGGGCAGAAACCTGGGGGGAGAGTCATCGATTCCTCCCGGTTTAACCAATGTTATTGCCGTATCTGCAAGTTTTGGTCATGGCCTCGCCCTACTTGCGGATGGAACCGTACGAGGATGGGGCAGCGTGGGAGGACTTGCCAGCTTGAGCAATGCCGTCGCAATTGCCTCGGGTCAAAACCATAACCTTGCCCTGCGAAATGATGGAACCGTCGTAGCTTGGGGCTCAAATCTTTTTGGACAAACCAATGTCCCTGCCAAACTTTATCAAATGTAATTTGCCATCGCTGCTGGCAATTTGCACAACTTAGCACTGAAGAACGATGGCACGGTCGTATCCTGGGGATTCCAAACTGCCGGAACTCCTCCGGCGGCTCTCACCAATGTCATTGCCATTGCCGCTGGCCAGAACTACAGCCTGGCACTGCTCTCCAATCACACTCTGGTTGGTTGGGGGACCAATACCAGCGGTGTTCTGAATCTTCCAGCCCAGCAGACGAACATCGTTGGCATTGCAGCCGGAACCGACAGTGCCGCCGCCGTGACTCTTCAGCCGGTAATCATCACACAACCCGTCGGATTCACCCTCACAGCCAGCAAAAGCAATTCTCTCAGTGTGAAGGCATTTGGCAGTACTCCGCTCAGCTACCAGTGGCGCAAGAACGGAACGAACCTTCTCAACGCAAGCAATAGCTCTATTTCCTTCACTAATCTCCAGGCAGCGGACACCGGCAGTTATTCCGTTCTCCTGTCGAACTCGGGTGGCACTCTCCTCAGCGCTTCAGCTTCCGTCACTGTAAATCCAGTCCCGCCGACAATCGTTGCCAACATCACCAACCGTTCCGTGGTGGCTGGTGCCAATGTGACCTTCCAGGTGGCTGCCACCGGTTCGGAACCGTTCTCTTATCAATGGCTTTTTAAGGGTGTGCCAATCACCGACGCCACAAATTCCGCCCTGACTCTGATCAACGTCACCAGCGCAAATCAAGGCGCCTTTCAGGCGAAGGTAATCAATGCTTACGGCACTGCCACAAGTGCTCAGGCCACACTTACGGTCAACTATCCTCCCAGTGTGACGACTCCTCCGACCACCTGGACTCTGACCGCTGGTACCAACTGGATCTTTCAAATGGCGGCTTCTGGAAATCAGCCCCTTTTTTACCAATGGCAGTTTCAAGGCACGAACATCGCCGGTGCCACCAATGTCAGCTTGGTGTTAAGCAACATCCAGACTGGAGATGTAGGCCAATACTCAATCGTCGTGAGCAACGCGTTCGGAATGGTTACCAATCTGGTGGATACCCTGTCGGTTTCTGATTCTCCTCCTGTCATTTATCAACAGCCCGTTTCACAGTCGTTCGCGCCTGATTATCCCGTCGCGCTTCGGGTGCTTGCTTACGGCAGCGCTCCGATGTCAGTTCAATGGTGGCATAATGGTGATCCTGTTGACGGTGCTACCAACCTGACGCTGTCATTTTATTATCCCGTTGCAGGTGACGCTGGTTCCTATTATGTCACTCTCTCCAATGCCCTCGGCTTTGCCACGAGTTCAGCTGCCGTCCTTTCTGTCGGCGATCCCTATCCGGGGCAGATCGACTGGCCGTCTTTCGGCTTCACTCCCGTCGTTACCAACAGTATCCCCGCACCGACCTGTATTACTCACGCGGGTGATGGCACCGGCCGGATCTTCGTCGTGGAGCAGGGGGGATTGATCCAGATCATTCAAGCCAGCAATCTCCTGTCCCAACCGTTTCTCGACGTAACGGACCGGCTGGCCGTCGCCATTGAAAAAGGTCTCCTGGGTTTGGCATTTCCTCCGGGATTTGCCACCAACAAGCATTTCTACGTGGATTATACCAGGAAGTTGGACAGTGCCACAGTCATTTCCAGATTCACTCTTTCATCAACTAACGCCAACGTTGCGGACACGAATACTGAAGAGGTGCTCCTGGTAATTCCTCAACCTTTCGACAACCATAAAGGTGGGCAAATCGCCTTTGGCCCTGATGGTTATCTTTATATAGGCATGGGCGATGGTGGGTCTGGGTTTAGCGCGGATCCGTACAACAACGCCCAGAATCCCGCCTCTCTACTGGGCAAGTTGTTGCGTATCGATGTGGAAAGCGGAGTCTCTCCTTACGCCGTACCCGCCAGCAATCCTTTCGTCGCGAATACGAATTATGCCCCCGAAATCTGGGCCCTCGGTTTGCGAAATCCATGGAGATTCTCGTTTGATCGAGGCAGCGGTGATTTCTTTATTGGTGATGTGGGGGAAAGCAGTTGGGAGGAGATCGATTACGAACCAGCAGGTTCCTCAGGAGGAAAAAACTACGGTTGGCGGCTCATGGAAGGCCCACGCCCGTATCTCTACATAGGGAATGTAGATCCAGCTTCCCTGACTCCGCCCATTACCTCATATCCCCGCAGCGTGGGAGCATGTGTCATCGGCGGCTATGTTTTCCGTGGCTTCGGTCAACCGCGCATGTATGGCAAATATTTCCATGGTGACTTCATCTCCGGGAGGATTTCCGCCCTGCAACAGGCTGGAA
This genomic window contains:
- a CDS encoding PQQ-dependent sugar dehydrogenase — encoded protein: MAAGNLHNLALKNDGTVVSWGFQTAGTPPAALTNVIAIAAGQNYSLALLSNHTLVGWGTNTSGVLNLPAQQTNIVGIAAGTDSAAAVTLQPVIITQPVGFTLTASKSNSLSVKAFGSTPLSYQWRKNGTNLLNASNSSISFTNLQAADTGSYSVLLSNSGGTLLSASASVTVNPVPPTIVANITNRSVVAGANVTFQVAATGSEPFSYQWLFKGVPITDATNSALTLINVTSANQGAFQAKVINAYGTATSAQATLTVNYPPSVTTPPTTWTLTAGTNWIFQMAASGNQPLFYQWQFQGTNIAGATNVSLVLSNIQTGDVGQYSIVVSNAFGMVTNLVDTLSVSDSPPVIYQQPVSQSFAPDYPVALRVLAYGSAPMSVQWWHNGDPVDGATNLTLSFYYPVAGDAGSYYVTLSNALGFATSSAAVLSVGDPYPGQIDWPSFGFTPVVTNSIPAPTCITHAGDGTGRIFVVEQGGLIQIIQASNLLSQPFLDVTDRLAVAIEKGLLGLAFPPGFATNKHFYVDYTRKLDSATVISRFTLSSTNANVADTNTEEVLLVIPQPFDNHKGGQIAFGPDGYLYIGMGDGGSGFSADPYNNAQNPASLLGKLLRIDVESGVSPYAVPASNPFVANTNYAPEIWALGLRNPWRFSFDRGSGDFFIGDVGESSWEEIDYEPAGSSGGKNYGWRLMEGPRPYLYIGNVDPASLTPPITSYPRSVGACVIGGYVFRGFGQPRMYGKYFHGDFISGRISALQQAGTGWLAAEIIRTPYAISTFGEDDDANLYVADYTGGKIYKISDNFAVTAPTISPSGGSFTNDRSVVLTSPTLGTLIHYTTDGRDPTEYDLAVPSGSGIQVAATMTLKARAYRDGFTPSGVTAATFTFKVATPVFSVASGAITNGTPLTITTLTSNAVIHYTLDGTSPNSQSLLYTSPLTLPGDARVIAQAYRDGYTDSDGVQATYSLAVVPTPVISPTSGMITNGTLVKLTCGFPDAQLRYSTNGSNPDLTSPLYTNPFPISGNSTLVVKAWLSNYAPSALATATYSLLDYEPTVVQTYAGTGVPGFTNGPNLKAQFNAPQGICVDGLGTLFVSDTGNNVIRKISTNGVVTTFAGSGVAGTHDGVGTNASFLAPTGIALDSSNNLYVADSGNSLIRKVTPDGLVTTLTTFSDPSQQGPALWQLALATNGTMYVSASFNIFQVNSDGTFTNFAGPGVCCPPSWSDQMGLTLGLDGTLFGSMNTTASAVLGRVLRFSSTGGYELYAGDLSGYMDGPRLLARFQRPKALATASDGSIIVSDWTRIRKIHSDGRVTTLAGAGDLGLRNGSGLFAAFNQLGAVTVDSAGNIYAADAANHSIRKISVDMDRDGIPDVLEGGTTPYVVGIDDSIVDSDHDGMSNTSEFWAGTDPLNANSYLAIKNVSLQVDGHPVVTWQSTQGKSYIVKYSDDMATWNTLTTPVVGDGTILSVVDPTAITGIQKRIYRVFLNY
- a CDS encoding RCC1 domain-containing protein, translated to MKLYRFFCVLFLAAWALPFVAQPASVISWGTLSATNAITNAVAVFTHGAGGSGTAHGLALLNNGTVAGWGANQYGQATPPANLTNAVGIAAGPYFSLAVRADGTAVSWGRNLGGESSIPPGLTNVIAVSASFGHGLALLADGTVRGWGSVGGLASLSNAVAIASGQNHNLALRNDGTVVAWGSNLFGQTNVPAKLYQM